A stretch of Corallococcus exiguus DNA encodes these proteins:
- a CDS encoding 2Fe-2S iron-sulfur cluster-binding protein, with the protein MAKVRHESEWYPLEPGETVLDGLLRQGVRVPHGCRAGACQSCLMRATSGAVPEAAQVGLKDTLRARGYFLACTCRPQEGTALEVAGASELRVPARVVELESFSEDVFAVRLEVETPLDYRAGQYVTVVRADGLARSYSLASLPREGRLELHVRLVPGGAMSGWFAREVRHGDRVDVQGPAGDCFYVPGQPEAPLLLAGTGTGLAPLYGILRDALESGHTGPIHLFHGAREPAGLYLVDALRALAARHPNLHYRPVVLAGGGGEVEEGALEAKVLTCLPKRPVGWRAFLCGNPEAVLSLRKKLFLAGFSLKDIHADAFLPSVPRAGPVAGAA; encoded by the coding sequence ATGGCGAAGGTGCGGCATGAATCCGAGTGGTACCCGTTGGAGCCCGGAGAGACGGTGCTGGACGGACTGCTGCGCCAGGGCGTGCGCGTGCCGCATGGGTGCCGGGCAGGGGCCTGCCAGTCCTGCCTGATGCGAGCGACCTCGGGCGCGGTGCCCGAGGCCGCGCAGGTGGGGCTCAAGGACACGCTGCGGGCGCGAGGCTACTTCCTCGCGTGCACGTGCCGGCCCCAGGAGGGAACGGCGCTGGAGGTGGCGGGGGCGTCGGAGCTGCGCGTCCCCGCGCGCGTGGTGGAGCTGGAGTCGTTCAGCGAGGACGTGTTCGCGGTGCGGCTGGAGGTGGAGACGCCACTCGACTATCGCGCGGGGCAGTACGTCACGGTGGTGCGCGCGGACGGGCTCGCGCGCAGCTACTCGCTGGCGAGCCTGCCTCGCGAGGGCCGGCTGGAGCTTCACGTGCGGCTCGTGCCCGGGGGCGCCATGAGCGGTTGGTTCGCACGCGAGGTCCGACATGGCGACCGGGTGGATGTGCAGGGGCCGGCTGGGGATTGCTTCTACGTGCCCGGACAGCCGGAGGCGCCGCTGCTGCTGGCGGGGACGGGCACGGGGCTCGCGCCGCTGTATGGAATCCTGCGGGACGCGCTGGAGTCGGGCCACACCGGCCCCATCCACCTGTTCCACGGGGCGAGGGAGCCGGCCGGGCTGTACCTGGTGGACGCGCTGAGGGCCCTGGCGGCGCGCCATCCGAACCTTCACTACCGGCCCGTCGTGCTGGCGGGAGGAGGTGGGGAGGTGGAGGAGGGGGCCCTGGAGGCGAAGGTCCTCACCTGCCTCCCGAAGCGGCCGGTGGGCTGGCGAGCGTTCCTCTGCGGCAACCCCGAAGCGGTGCTATCCCTGCGC
- a CDS encoding group I truncated hemoglobin, with product MTSVYEKIGGEPAMAAAVDVFYRKVLADERISHFFEDVDMERQAAKQKAFLTMVTGGPANYSGKDMRAGHKHLVDRGLNGTHFDAVAGHLKETLEELGVPTDLVGQVMAVAEGARADVLNR from the coding sequence ATGACGAGCGTGTACGAGAAGATTGGCGGAGAGCCGGCGATGGCGGCGGCGGTCGACGTCTTCTACCGGAAGGTGCTGGCCGACGAGCGCATCAGCCACTTCTTCGAGGACGTGGACATGGAGCGCCAGGCCGCGAAGCAGAAGGCGTTTCTGACGATGGTGACCGGCGGGCCCGCGAACTACTCGGGCAAGGACATGCGCGCGGGACACAAGCACCTGGTGGACCGCGGGCTGAACGGGACGCACTTCGACGCGGTGGCCGGGCACCTGAAGGAGACGCTGGAGGAGCTGGGCGTTCCCACGGACCTGGTGGGCCAGGTGATGGCCGTCGCCGAAGGGGCGCGTGCGGACGTCTTGAACCGCTGA
- a CDS encoding GlsB/YeaQ/YmgE family stress response membrane protein, with protein sequence MALEAILLWAVIGLIAGWLASAVVGGGYGLIGDIVVGVVGAFLGGFILRALGTGAPFGGIAGTIFVAFIGAVVLLLILRLIHSSTARRV encoded by the coding sequence ATGGCGCTGGAAGCAATCCTGTTGTGGGCGGTAATCGGCCTCATCGCTGGATGGCTCGCGTCCGCGGTGGTGGGCGGTGGCTACGGCCTGATTGGCGATATCGTCGTGGGCGTGGTGGGCGCGTTCCTGGGAGGTTTCATCCTCCGGGCGCTCGGCACGGGAGCCCCATTTGGCGGCATCGCGGGCACCATCTTCGTGGCGTTCATCGGAGCAGTGGTGCTGCTGCTGATACTGCGGCTCATCCATTCGAGCACGGCCCGAAGGGTCTGA
- a CDS encoding thaumatin family protein has translation MALSPLSKSSVSSSSFSPRTSATELSSPVARPTAVTADAVQAKSGPGSLQGMFQADGFDAPSGVGKKGALQGGNPMEQLAEMVQMLKQLVEMLGGMNGAGAQQGAGAQQGGVPDLGGEGAGSSAAPAPAAAQAASAAQGAPAPAAPQKDAAVAGPQSVGDSSAAKGKNTITLNNDGNKPMTVNFTPNAGEKAVDSVTLKPGESRTVQFPDNWSGNFRSDNGDGKNATLGEVKFDGGFGNTYYDVSYIEGHNTSMTIQPDGGGRLSGTMDNLLSSAPDSVKAKGADGSAYGIKKSTTSNVQDPEVVDFFRKHVGADQGYVIPTDDASTLGSKNSNLVVHLKDLA, from the coding sequence ATGGCGCTCTCCCCCCTGTCGAAGTCGTCCGTTTCCAGCTCCTCCTTCTCGCCCCGCACGTCCGCCACGGAGCTCTCCAGCCCGGTGGCGCGCCCCACGGCGGTGACGGCGGACGCGGTGCAGGCGAAGAGCGGCCCGGGTTCGCTCCAGGGGATGTTCCAGGCGGATGGCTTCGACGCGCCGTCGGGCGTGGGCAAGAAGGGCGCGCTCCAGGGCGGCAATCCCATGGAGCAGCTGGCCGAGATGGTCCAGATGCTGAAGCAGCTTGTGGAGATGCTCGGTGGAATGAACGGCGCCGGTGCGCAGCAGGGCGCCGGTGCGCAGCAGGGCGGCGTGCCGGACCTGGGTGGCGAGGGCGCGGGCTCCAGCGCGGCCCCTGCTCCTGCCGCGGCGCAGGCGGCCTCCGCGGCGCAGGGCGCTCCGGCCCCGGCGGCTCCCCAGAAGGACGCGGCCGTCGCCGGTCCCCAGTCCGTGGGCGACTCGAGCGCGGCGAAGGGCAAGAACACCATCACCCTCAACAACGACGGCAACAAGCCGATGACGGTGAACTTCACCCCCAACGCGGGCGAGAAGGCCGTCGACTCCGTCACGCTGAAGCCCGGTGAGAGCCGCACGGTGCAGTTCCCGGACAACTGGTCCGGCAACTTCCGCAGCGACAACGGCGACGGCAAGAACGCGACGCTCGGTGAAGTGAAGTTCGATGGCGGGTTCGGGAACACCTACTACGACGTCAGCTACATCGAGGGCCACAACACCTCGATGACCATCCAGCCGGACGGCGGCGGCCGCCTGTCGGGCACGATGGACAACCTGCTCTCCTCCGCGCCTGACTCCGTGAAGGCCAAGGGAGCGGACGGCTCCGCGTACGGCATCAAGAAGAGCACCACGTCCAACGTGCAGGATCCGGAGGTGGTAGACTTCTTCCGCAAGCACGTTGGCGCGGATCAGGGCTACGTCATCCCCACGGACGACGCGAGCACGCTGGGCAGCAAGAACAGCAACCTGGTTGTCCACCTGAAGGACCTGGCCTGA
- a CDS encoding sigma 54-interacting transcriptional regulator, producing MVLRVLSGAEAGKAHPLKQGTYTVGKAPTCDIVLTDKAVSRQHLKLEVHAEHVVATDLGSHNGSFVEGLRFTAMELRPGSVITLGTTELKLVPEDTRERSLPLSSRDRFGALVGTSRKMREAFTVLERLAPGGADVLIHGETGTGKDLCAEAIHQLSPRAKGPFVIVDLAGVPSTLIESELFGHVKGSFTGAQGDRAGAFERAQNGTVFLDEIGELPLDLQPRLLRVLERRQVKRVGGNDYFTVNVRVVAASHVNLEQAVQQGKFRRDLFHRLAVLRVTLPALRERPEDIPLLIDHMLKLMGRQPGALSDQTRALLMQYPWPGNVRELRNVVEQVVNLGEEALPDLEAPQGADGRKGPDLDLPFKEAKEHLIEVFERDYLKNLIERCEGNISRASREADIDRVYLRKLLRKHGLDPSGEP from the coding sequence ATGGTGCTCCGGGTGCTTTCCGGCGCGGAAGCCGGCAAGGCCCACCCGCTCAAACAGGGGACGTACACAGTGGGAAAGGCCCCCACGTGTGACATCGTCCTCACCGACAAGGCCGTCTCCCGCCAGCACCTGAAGCTGGAGGTGCACGCCGAGCACGTCGTCGCCACGGACCTGGGCTCGCACAACGGCTCGTTCGTGGAGGGCCTGCGCTTCACCGCCATGGAGCTGCGCCCCGGCAGCGTCATCACCCTGGGCACCACCGAGCTGAAGCTGGTGCCGGAGGACACGCGCGAGCGCTCACTGCCCCTGTCCTCGCGGGACCGCTTCGGCGCGCTCGTGGGCACAAGCCGCAAGATGCGCGAGGCCTTCACCGTGCTGGAGCGCCTGGCGCCCGGCGGCGCGGACGTGCTCATCCACGGCGAGACGGGCACGGGCAAGGACCTGTGCGCGGAGGCCATCCACCAGCTGAGCCCGCGCGCCAAGGGCCCCTTCGTCATCGTGGACCTGGCGGGCGTGCCCTCCACCCTCATCGAGTCCGAGCTCTTCGGCCACGTGAAGGGCTCCTTCACCGGCGCCCAGGGCGACCGCGCCGGTGCCTTCGAGCGCGCGCAGAACGGCACCGTCTTCCTGGATGAGATTGGCGAGCTGCCCCTGGACCTGCAGCCGCGCCTGTTGCGCGTGCTGGAGCGCCGGCAGGTGAAGCGCGTGGGCGGCAACGACTACTTCACGGTGAACGTGCGCGTGGTGGCCGCCTCGCACGTGAACCTGGAGCAGGCCGTCCAGCAGGGGAAGTTCCGCCGCGACCTCTTCCACCGGCTCGCCGTGCTGCGCGTGACGCTGCCCGCGCTGCGTGAGCGTCCGGAGGACATCCCGCTCCTCATCGACCACATGCTCAAGCTGATGGGCCGGCAGCCGGGCGCGCTGTCGGATCAGACGCGCGCGCTGCTCATGCAGTACCCCTGGCCCGGCAACGTGCGCGAGCTGCGCAACGTGGTGGAACAGGTCGTCAACCTGGGCGAGGAGGCCCTTCCGGACCTGGAGGCGCCCCAGGGCGCGGACGGCCGCAAGGGTCCGGATCTGGACCTGCCTTTCAAGGAAGCAAAAGAACACCTCATCGAAGTGTTCGAACGTGACTACCTGAAGAACCTCATCGAGCGCTGCGAAGGCAACATTTCCAGGGCTTCTCGCGAAGCTGATATCGACCGTGTCTACCTCCGGAAACTCCTGCGCAAGCACGGGTTGGATCCATCCGGGGAGCCTTAA
- a CDS encoding protein kinase domain-containing protein: MTKRETGRRNTGTGNSDSVRSGAGTGRGSGYGTGPRPRRAEDVPPVPQVGRYLLLRKLGQGGMGVVYAAYDPDLDRKIALKLLHPNANHDNEEARSRLLREAQAMARVSHPNVIPVFDVGMWGDQVFVAMELVEGGTLGSWLKEAKPSWREVLERYLQAGRGLQAAHSAGLVHRDFKPANVLVSHAGRVYVTDFGLARQVGDGPDAPVSPEEAQVLESSDRRMLDTTLTEAGLLVGTPNYMSPEQFRGTQLDARTDQFSFCAALYGALYGTRPFDPGSIKAYASASRSAELEEATGTQSLGGTQSLNAAPAKAIPVIAPPPVLIREPPRDAKVPGWVRQAVLRGLALDVDARFPSMQALLDALSQEQRLGQRKRWLGAAGAMTTALAVAGGVAWQQSQVCVDAGALMDSVWTPDAKAKLESAFRATGKPFAEGMAVRAVQVLGQYADAWKHQRVQACEDARVSGVKPEEQLDRQVVCLERRRKDLRATVDLLASADAAMVVKSVDMVHALPALHECEDVEGLAEQQRRPSDPALRGTIEALEDQLAEVRAQVDAGRYPAALTAVKALEAPVEKTGYLPLKAEMRFHLGWLQEQTGQSPEASRLLSRAVFDAEAGRADRLKVAILNKLLYVEDGQKHYDPAANWGELAEATLQRLGGEPALEADVKVNQANLAMSQGHMEEARKRLTEASALYDKALPPEHPKRARALFLLGRLVLGTGDAKGAVPLLEASLAKTQAAVGPVHPDMANRHGLVSLALRGASQPERALPHAQAVVDLYKTLHGEKSAQVAEALDELGMCQLGMKRYDDALKTYEQAVALKREQLPEGDEGLQPSYDGVGQALLGLGRARDSVAPLQLAVSFASAPPDALAESGFALARALYQTGQSPEALAEARGEATRARERFSESGMDERVGEVDSWLETLPKDSPRPPARKPSRGRRR; encoded by the coding sequence ATGACGAAGAGAGAAACCGGAAGGCGAAACACAGGCACCGGCAACTCGGACTCCGTGCGCTCGGGCGCGGGGACGGGCCGGGGCTCGGGATATGGAACGGGTCCTCGTCCGCGCCGCGCGGAGGACGTCCCGCCCGTTCCCCAGGTGGGCCGCTACCTGCTGCTGCGCAAGCTGGGGCAGGGCGGCATGGGCGTGGTGTACGCCGCCTATGACCCGGACCTGGACCGCAAGATTGCCCTGAAGCTGCTGCATCCGAACGCCAACCACGACAACGAGGAGGCGCGGTCCCGGCTCTTGCGCGAAGCGCAGGCCATGGCGCGCGTCTCCCATCCCAACGTCATCCCCGTCTTCGACGTGGGCATGTGGGGCGACCAGGTCTTCGTCGCCATGGAGCTGGTGGAAGGCGGCACGCTGGGCTCGTGGCTGAAGGAGGCGAAGCCTTCCTGGCGGGAAGTGCTGGAGCGCTACCTCCAGGCGGGCAGGGGACTGCAGGCCGCGCACTCGGCGGGGCTGGTGCACCGCGACTTCAAGCCCGCCAACGTGCTGGTGAGCCACGCGGGCCGCGTCTACGTGACGGACTTCGGCCTGGCGCGGCAGGTGGGCGACGGGCCGGACGCCCCGGTTTCACCGGAGGAGGCGCAGGTCCTGGAGTCCTCGGACCGGCGCATGCTGGACACCACGCTCACCGAAGCGGGCCTGCTGGTGGGCACGCCCAACTACATGTCCCCGGAGCAGTTCCGGGGCACGCAGCTGGACGCGCGCACGGATCAGTTCAGCTTCTGCGCGGCGCTCTACGGCGCGCTCTACGGCACGCGCCCCTTCGACCCGGGCAGCATCAAGGCCTACGCGTCCGCCAGCCGGAGCGCGGAGTTGGAGGAGGCCACCGGCACGCAGTCCCTGGGCGGCACGCAGTCGCTGAACGCCGCGCCCGCGAAGGCGATCCCCGTCATCGCGCCGCCGCCCGTGCTCATCCGCGAGCCCCCGCGCGACGCGAAGGTGCCCGGTTGGGTGCGGCAGGCGGTGCTGCGCGGGCTGGCGCTGGACGTGGACGCGCGCTTCCCGTCCATGCAGGCCCTGCTGGACGCGCTCTCCCAGGAGCAGCGCCTCGGGCAGCGCAAGCGCTGGCTGGGAGCGGCGGGCGCCATGACCACCGCGCTCGCGGTGGCGGGCGGCGTGGCATGGCAGCAGTCCCAGGTGTGCGTGGACGCGGGCGCGCTGATGGACAGCGTGTGGACGCCGGACGCGAAGGCGAAGCTGGAGTCCGCCTTCCGCGCCACCGGGAAGCCCTTCGCGGAAGGCATGGCCGTCCGCGCCGTGCAGGTGCTGGGGCAGTACGCGGACGCGTGGAAGCACCAGCGCGTCCAGGCGTGCGAGGACGCGCGCGTGAGCGGCGTGAAGCCGGAGGAGCAACTGGACCGGCAGGTGGTGTGCCTGGAGCGCCGCCGCAAGGACCTGCGCGCCACGGTGGACCTGCTCGCGAGCGCGGACGCCGCCATGGTGGTGAAGTCCGTGGACATGGTGCATGCGCTGCCCGCGCTGCATGAGTGCGAGGACGTGGAGGGACTGGCTGAGCAGCAGCGCCGCCCCTCCGACCCCGCCCTGCGCGGCACCATTGAAGCGCTGGAGGATCAGCTGGCGGAGGTGCGCGCGCAGGTGGACGCGGGCCGCTACCCGGCGGCGCTCACGGCGGTGAAGGCGCTGGAGGCGCCGGTGGAGAAGACGGGCTACCTGCCGCTGAAGGCGGAGATGCGCTTCCACCTGGGCTGGCTCCAGGAGCAGACGGGCCAGTCGCCGGAAGCGTCCCGCCTGCTGTCGCGCGCCGTGTTCGACGCGGAGGCGGGCCGGGCGGACCGGCTGAAGGTCGCCATCCTCAACAAGCTCCTCTACGTGGAGGACGGCCAGAAGCACTACGACCCGGCGGCGAACTGGGGCGAGCTGGCGGAGGCCACCCTCCAGCGGCTGGGCGGTGAGCCCGCGCTGGAAGCAGACGTGAAGGTGAACCAGGCCAACCTCGCCATGTCCCAGGGCCACATGGAGGAGGCCCGCAAGCGGCTGACGGAGGCGAGCGCCCTCTACGACAAGGCGCTGCCACCCGAGCACCCCAAGCGCGCGCGGGCGCTCTTCCTCCTGGGCCGGCTGGTGCTGGGCACCGGCGACGCGAAGGGGGCGGTGCCGCTCCTGGAGGCGTCGCTCGCGAAGACCCAGGCGGCGGTGGGCCCGGTGCATCCAGACATGGCCAACCGGCACGGCCTGGTGTCCCTGGCCCTGCGAGGCGCCAGCCAGCCCGAGCGCGCCCTGCCGCATGCCCAGGCGGTGGTGGACCTCTACAAGACCCTGCACGGCGAGAAGAGCGCGCAGGTGGCGGAGGCGCTGGACGAGCTGGGCATGTGCCAGCTGGGGATGAAGCGCTACGACGACGCGCTGAAGACCTACGAGCAGGCCGTGGCCCTCAAGCGCGAGCAGCTGCCCGAGGGCGACGAGGGACTCCAGCCGTCCTACGACGGCGTGGGCCAGGCGCTGCTGGGCCTGGGCCGGGCGCGAGACTCCGTGGCGCCGCTCCAGCTGGCGGTGTCCTTCGCGTCCGCGCCCCCGGATGCGCTGGCGGAGTCCGGCTTCGCGCTGGCGCGGGCGCTGTACCAGACGGGCCAGTCTCCGGAGGCGCTGGCGGAGGCCCGGGGCGAGGCCACCCGCGCCCGCGAGCGCTTCAGCGAGTCCGGGATGGACGAGCGCGTGGGCGAGGTGGACTCGTGGCTGGAGACCCTGCCCAAGGACTCCCCGCGTCCACCTGCCCGCAAGCCTTCTCGCGGCCGGCGCAGGTAG
- a CDS encoding RNA ligase family protein: MTFSVRTANLRTLNSLTKYPSIPTYHTLGDKGRLAEPAIAFDGPVVGTEKVDGTNARIVFLPDGTYLLGSREELLYASGDLIGNPALGIVEHLRPVADALRGKRLDAGGITVVFGEVYGGNVTAHSKQYTGEKRVGYRVFDVVRLTDYETPLTWSAEQLSGWRESGGQPFVTEDALMAFTREHSLETTPRILEEDGAAMPKDLEGAFAWLRSHAPATRCALDAGAGQHPEGIVVRTRDRRTIAKLRYEDYERTLRAKR, from the coding sequence ATGACCTTCTCCGTCCGCACCGCCAACCTGCGCACGCTCAACTCGCTGACGAAGTACCCGTCCATTCCGACGTACCACACGCTGGGAGACAAGGGCCGGCTGGCCGAACCCGCCATCGCGTTCGACGGGCCCGTGGTCGGCACGGAGAAGGTGGACGGCACCAACGCGCGCATCGTGTTCCTGCCGGACGGCACGTACCTGCTCGGCAGCCGCGAGGAGCTGCTCTACGCGAGCGGTGACCTCATCGGGAACCCGGCCCTGGGCATCGTGGAGCACCTGCGCCCGGTGGCGGACGCCCTGCGCGGGAAGCGGCTCGACGCGGGCGGCATCACCGTCGTCTTCGGCGAGGTGTACGGCGGCAACGTCACCGCCCACAGCAAGCAGTACACGGGCGAGAAGCGCGTGGGCTACCGCGTCTTCGACGTGGTTCGTCTCACCGACTACGAGACGCCGCTCACCTGGTCCGCGGAGCAGCTCTCCGGCTGGCGCGAATCCGGAGGCCAGCCCTTCGTGACCGAGGACGCGCTCATGGCCTTCACCCGCGAGCACAGCCTGGAGACCACGCCGCGCATCCTCGAAGAGGACGGCGCCGCGATGCCGAAGGACCTGGAGGGAGCGTTCGCCTGGCTGCGCTCGCACGCGCCCGCGACCCGGTGCGCGTTGGATGCAGGGGCAGGGCAGCATCCGGAGGGAATCGTCGTCCGCACCCGCGACCGGCGCACCATCGCGAAGCTGCGTTACGAGGACTACGAGCGCACGCTGCGTGCGAAGCGCTGA